AACCATTCTCTATGGTTGGGTCCATCTCGAACGCATGGCCAAGCCCCATGAGTTCAGGTTTCAAATGCGCATTATGTGCAAACCGCTCGTTGATGAACTGGCTTGCGAAGACGTGATGCGCATTTCTGTAGGCATCTGTCGTAGTGAGATAGTTATCCTCTCCAGTATTGATTATTATGCCGGACCTGGCACAGATAAGCCTCGAGAAATATTGGTCGACGAATGTGCGCTTCATGTTGATGTCCCTGAACAAAATCCCATACATGGAATCATTGAGCAGTATATCGAGTTTTTCAAAGGCGGCCATTGCCGCTATCTCTGACATGCAAAGTCCGGAAGAATAATTTACTAGCCGGACGTATCTTGAAACCTTCTTTGAAGCGTCGTCGAGAGCCTTTCTCATCACCCTGAAATTTGCCTGCGTAGCCAGCGTTCCTCCGGATCCCTCGGTGGAAATTCCATCCGGAACATAATCGAGCAGCGACTGCGCCGTAGTTCTTATCACGGCTATTATATCCGCCCCGCACTCGACAGCGGATACCGCCTGTGCGCAGTCATCGTAGATATTCCCAGTTGCTACTATGAGATATTTCCACGGCTGCAAAGGTTCCGACAAACTTTCTTTTACACGATCCCTGGAAATTCTTGCATTATCAAGGCGCGAAATCCCTTCCAAAGCCATCTTCCTGCCGACGGCCAACACTTTCTCCGCCGGCACTTCCGGAATATCCTCGAGCTTGACCTGATCAGTAGCCAGCTTTTTTGCAAGCTCCTTCGCTGACAGACCGGTATGAACTACAGCCCTGGCAAACCACCACGCGATCCCAAGCCTCATCCTGTCTTTGTCAAGCCTATCGACTATGAGATTTACATGCGGCATTTCCATATGCGCATCTTCGACGCCGAATATTCTCAAAACCGACCTCTCCACAGAGGTCGTCGAATGCCTATCGATGTATTTCTGAACCGGAGAAACTATTCGCGCAGCTATATCCCTACAGCTGTCTATCTTATCCCTGTCTAAATTTAGCTTCCTGTATGTCATTAAAAGATCCTCACTGTTTCTTCATATTTGCGGCTTGAGAGTTACGCGCTTTCCATCGACCAGCTCTATGTATCCGAGATTTTTGCCCTGCTCGGACTTGAGCCCAGCAGCTATTTTTTCCGCCGTTGAACAGGAACAATCCCTTTCCCTCGGATTTGTATAGCTGCTCATCAGCCCCCGGTAATTTCTCATCACCGCTCTGTCGTCGGTAAGGGTCAGGAGATAATTCGGCATTATAGGTATTTTTCCGCCGCCGCCCGGAGCATCTATCACGAAGGTTGGAAGAGCCAGACCGGAGGTATGCCCCCTCAGATACTCCATTATCTCAAAACTCTTTGAAACCGGAGTCCTGAAATGTTCTATCCCTTCTGCTAGATCGCACTGATAGATGTAATACGGGTGCACCCTCATCTTCAGAAGCTCATGCATCAGTTTTTTAATTATGCGAGGATCCGAATTGATTTTTCTAAGCAAAACGGACTGATTATGTATAGGAATACCGGCCGAAAGTATCCTGTCGCACGCCTCGACAGCCTGGACCGTCGCCTCGTAAGGGTGGTTAAAATGCGTCATGAAAAATATCGGCTGATATTTCGACAGCATCTCAACATATTCTTTCGTCACTCCCATGGGAAAAACGCAGGGCATCCTGCTGGCGACACGTATGATCTCGACGTGCGGAATCTTTTTCAACTGCGCCACTATCCTCTCGAGCATCTCCACCGGAAGCATCAGCGCATCGCCGCCTGAAAGGATTACGTCCCTGACCTCGCTATGTTCCTTGATGTAGGCTATCGCCTTGTCATGTTCCACCTGCAGTTGTTTGGAACTCTTGTCGAGGATATGTCTTCTGCGCGTGCAGAAGCGACAGTACATCGAGCATACCTCCGACACCAGAAAAAGCACCCTGTCAGGATAGCGGTGCACGAGTCTGGGGACCGGGGAATCGGCATCCTCTGCCAGAGGGTCTAGAAGATCTCCGGCGCAGGTGTCCAGCTCCTCTATCTTTGGAATGGCCTGTAATCTTATCGGACACTCCGGGTTCTTATCGTCTATAAGAGATATGTAGTACGGGGTAAGCTGCAATTTGGACTGCTTCAACGTCTTTTCGATATCGGATCGCTCGCCGGGGGAAAGATCCACGACCTTGGAAAGGGTATCGACATCGGTGACCAGATTCTTCAGCTGCCAGCTCCGGCTGTTCCAATCTTCCGGAGAGACATCCTTCCAAAGTTTTATTCTTCGATAGTATTTTGGATCGTTTGAGTTGATCATGAGGTCTCCATCCTCTTTCAGCTGTGAAAGAATCAGGTGAATCGCCTGTCGAACCAGGCCTTGACGGCTGCGTTTTGCCTATAAACATCGATCGTAAAATCGACATGCCCTGGCGCATATCCATTGCCTATTATCATATCCACATCCATTCCAACCCCCTCAGCCCCCAGCGCCGCCTTCTGGAAGCTGGTAGCCATATTAAAAAAATATATTTTTCCACCCTGTTTGCACGCAAGCACCGACGACAACTCGGTCCCTTCCACGTTGGCAGTATTGATGATCAAGTCGCACATCCTGCCGCCGGTCAATGAAGCGACGCCATCCAGTATCTCAGTAGGCCTCAGTGCATCCGCGACGAAGACCTCGTCCGCTATTCCCAGTCCTTTGAAAATTTCTGCATTCGATTTGCTGAAGTCGGTCGCGATCAGCTTACAGTTCTCGCCCAGCTTCTGCCTGATTGCGGCCGCACAAAGTATTCCGGCCTTGCCGGTTCCTATTATGCAAATAGTATCGCCGGGCTTTACCAACCTGTCAGCCTGTGGGGCAGCCCCGGCCACATCGAGAAGGGCTAGGCAGACTCCGAGATCGATCGCGGGTGGAATCCTCGCCAGTACGCCGGAATCGAATAAAATGGCCTTTCCTTCTATCTCTATCTGTTCGCTATCCTTTACGCGTATGATCCTGTCTATCTGTAGGGGGGTAAGCGTAAGCGAAACGAGAGTGCAGACATCATTTCCCACCTCAAGGCTAGCAGAGTTGGAATACTTTGGCCCCATCTGAGAGACCTTGCCGAGGAGCATCCCGCCCGATCCGGTAACAGGATTCATCTGCTTTCCCATTTTCTCAACATTTTCAAGAACCTGTCTGGCAACACCATCATGCCCCTCGCCGGATGCAAGCATCTGCCGAAAGGATGCCGAATCTATATTGAGGGTTCTGACATCTATAAGAATTTCATTGTCGTATATGGGAAGTGAATTATCGACCTTAGTCGCGGCCTGAGGAAGGGCTCCATCCGGAGAGATCACCCTGTGCCTTCCATACCTGTCGCCGCCGCTTCTGTAATTAATCATTTAATATTCTCTAGTTCTGTTGATTGGAGGATCGTTTAATCAGAAGAATAGTTCCAAGTCAATCGAACGCTGCTTTTTGGAACACTGATATTGAAGGGCATACAAGGATAAAACTACAGCAGATTCAACTGGTTAGATGGAATGGGGGGATTTTCACGGCGATCGGAGGATGGCACCAGCCTCCCATCGGACGATACCCTCTGACCGCAACGGGCACACCAACGCGAACCATCGAGCCTTCGCCTCATTCGGGAAGATTTGCACCTCGGACACCTGCATTTATCTATGCTGACCTGTTTCATGGTATGCGGATGCACATAACCCAGCATCTAGAACATTATCAACCCAAAAATCAATTTTTCGTAATGATCAAAAAATCAGCATTGCTCTCACTTGTAAGGAATGAAAAAAGAAAAGGCCCTCCCTGCAAAGGCGAGGGCCTTTCCCAAAAAAATATAAAATTATTTCTTGTTTAGCTTTTTTCTCTTCACATAGGACCATAGTTTTTTCGTCATAGCGCTAGGAGCGATAGGCGTCTTGCCAAAAACGTTCTCTACGGAATCATTGCAGCCCTTGAAGTTGATGGTGTAACCGCCGAAAGCTTTCTTGGAGCCCTTCCTCTTGCTAGTTCTCTTTACCTTCCTCTTGGTAGCTTTTTTCTTCTTCACTACTCTTTTTTTCTTCTTCACCGTCTTTTTCTTTTTCGCTACTTTCTTTTTCTTCTTCACTACCTTTTTCTTCTTTGCTACTTTCTTTTTCTTCTTCACCATAATTCCCTCCGAAATTCTGGGCGCGCTCCTGACTAGGGAACTTGCGCCTAAGTTGACAACATTCCTGCAACTGACAATTTTTATATCAGATTAAGTCATAAAAAAAAATAAAAAAATCGCGCCCAAATAGGGCGCGATTTTTCATCCCGCTCGTAAAAACAGCTAAAAAACGATCAAATTTTTGAGAGCCAGTGTTTGTAATAGTCGTCTTTGCCTCTAACTATATCGAAGTACGCCTTTTGGAGACGCTGCGTTATGGGTCCAGGCTTGCCAGTGCCTATCGGGCGATCATCGACTTCCCTCACAGGAGTAACCTCGGCAGCCGTACCTACCACAAAAACCTCGTCACAAAGATAGACGAAGTCCCTTGTGAATTTATCCTCGCGCACCTCCATGTTCATGTTTCTCGCAACGTGGATTATCGTGTCCCTAGTGATCCCTGGAAGGATAGGAGAAGTGATTGGAGGAGTTATTATTACACCATCTTTCACGACGAAGATATTTTCACCGGTGCCCTCCGCCACATAGCCCATCGTATCGAGCATTATGGCCTCCTGATATCCACCGGCTATCGCCTCCCTCTTGGCCAGAATTGAAGTCGTGTACTGACCGCATATTTTGCCTTGAACCATTCCGACATTGACGTGGTGCCTGTTGAAAGAAGATATCTTGGCTCGAATGCCGTTCTCAAGAGCCCCTTCGCCTAGATAGGCTCCCCACTCCCTCGCAACGATCGCAGCTCTAGTCCGGTTCACAGCAGCGAGGCCGAAAGAGCCCGCATCGCAGTACATTATCGGACGCAAATAGCATTCGTCGAATTCGTTTACCTTGACTGTCTTGATGTGCGCATCAATGAACTGTTCCAATGTAAATGGATTGTCCATCTTGAGTATCTTCAACCCGTTGAACATTCTTTGAGCGTGTTCTTTCAGACGAAAGATCGCGGAGCCCCCAGATGCGAGCTTGTAGCACCTTATTCCCTCAAAGGTCCCGAATCCGTAATGAAGGGTTTGGCTCATAACAGAGACCCTTGCATCGCTGTTGTCCACAAACTCTCCATCCATCCAAATCTTTTTACCTTCTCTAGTCATGATTCCTCCGTATTAGATTTCCTGCGTTTATGGAACGCCTGAGACTTAGCACCGAAGGCAAGAAAGGCAACCTCAAAATCTCGAAGCTATTTCGGAGATAAATGTCAATTTTTCCTTATTGTAAGCTTGGTCCCCGGCTTGACGCTCGACGGATCTCCGAGGTTATTCCATCTCTGTATATCTGCTATAGAAACTCTATGCATTCTGGCAATTCCCCAGAGCGTATCACCCGATTTGACGTTGTAAACCAGATCCGGAGTGAGCTCGGCAACTTCTAATTTTTCTTCTGTGGGGTGCGCCATAGCCTCTGGAGCGGGAGATGCGGAAGCGACAACGATCTGCTTCGGAGGCGCGCTCTTTGCGACACCTACGTACACAGGACTCGACGATCCTTTTATCTTTATTTTGGTTCCAGCCCTCAGAGTACGTGGATTTTTTATAGAATTCCACTTCATCAGATCAGAGGTAGAAACCTTGTGCCTGTTTGCTATTCCGCCCAACGTCTCACCCGGCTTTATCGTGTATGTGAAAAAACTTTCGGAATTAGATGAATCATTTTGTGTGATACTCGCCACAGACGGTATCGATGCGCTCGGCTCTACATCCTGAACAGACTCGGCCGCAAAGGTTTCAGATGGGGAAGATGACGGAACCTCTTTCGATACCGCCCGGGAAGCAAGGCTCAACTTCTGCCCCGCCCTAAGCTTTGACGGGTCGTCTATGCCGTTTATCTCCATCAAATTTTTAACAGAGGTCCCGTATTTACTCGCTATGGCACCAAGGGTGTCCCCTCTAGCCACGATATGAACGCCGACTGAAGCGTTTCCAGACTGACGAGGCGATGATGATGCGGGAGATTCCGACGAGGCGGTTCTGACATCGACGTAGAGCTTCAGCTTCTGGCCTGCACGTACCATAGCTTTTTTGTTGAGGTTGTTCCAACTCTTGAGTTGTGAAACAGTCACCCCGTGTTTAGAGGCTATCGCGCCTGCCGTCTCTCCAGCTCTGACAACATGAAAAGACATTTTTTTCGTCGATGACGACGATTTACTTGACGAAGAATCATTGGCGGCAACAGCCGCTGCCGCGACACTGCCTTTCACAGGAATAGTCAAAGTCATTCCTCTTTTGAGATGACCATGACGATTTATATTGTTTGCAACAGCGACAGCATTTATAGAAACCTTGTAACGCTTGGCAATCTTACTGAGGGTATCTCCCTTTTTCACGATATGATGTACTATACGAACTCTTTCTTCCCGTGGAATGGCAGCATATTTTTCACCAAAACTCTCGCTGGTTCCCTTGGGGATTCTTATCTCGGTAGGACCTGAGGGAGGAGTTACACCCCCTACCAAATGAGGATTGAGCCACCTTATTTCCTCAATATCGGAATTAGAGCACTTTGCGATAACATTGAGATCCGTTTGGCTATCCAAGAGATAAGTATCAAAATCGAGAGGGGCGTGATATTCAATATTGGTGAATCCAAATTTTTCCGGCATTTTTGCTATTATTGCCGCAGCTATAAACTTCGGAACATAATCCCTCGTCTCTGCTCGCAATGCATTGCGATCATCAGCCATCACCCAAAAATTTTTGCTGCCTGTTATGCTAATGGCCTTTTTGACGCGTCCGGGTCCGGCATTGTACCCTACCATGGCCAGATACCAATCCCCATAATCCTTATAAAGATCCCTAAAAAGCCTGGCCGCAGCCCTTGTCGCCTTGTAGGGGTCCCTTCGTTCGTCAACCCAGTCGTCGGATGAAAGGCCGTACATCTTACCGGTCGATCTTATAAACTGCCACAACCCTGCCGCATGGGCCCTCGAATAAGCGTGCGGGCTGAAACCGCTTTCGATAAGCGATATGTACACCAAATCCTGAGGAAGTCCCTCCTCCTTTAGAATCTGGCGCATCATCGGTATGTACCGCCCGGACCTCTCGAGATAGAGCTGAAATCTCTTTCGCCCCGCCCCCTGAAAATATTCCACCCATGCGATGACGCGGTCGTTCACCTCTATGGGAATATCGAATTTTGGAAGAGTCCCGGGCTCGCCGCGGAGAAGGCGGGAGGCGTCCATGGATGATCTGCTTCTTTTTCCATCAGCACACCCCGATAGGGCAGCTACGGAAATGATAGCTAGAAAAATGGTCAGGGTCCTGCATGCTATGGATTTCATCATTATCACCCGTCTATAATGTGACTGCATTATAGCCCATCTAAAGAGGCGATGTCAAAAACGGGACGAAAGCGAAACTTTTCTCGGAATGGAATATACCGACTGTTCGCCCTCGCCCCGCCTTAGAATATTAGTTCAATCAATCCGCCTGTTTGCGCAAGAATGTAGGAATGTCATACTCATCATTTTGAAACTCCAACACTCCGATATCGCGCGTAAGCTCTCTGAAATCTCCTCCAATCTCCTCCTGCTTTGATGCAGATCCGAGGGAGCTTACTGAAAACGCATTTGAAGATGGAGAATGCCTCGTAGCGCCGGCTGGATACGATGAAATGGGCTTCACCATGACCGGAGCCGGAGAGAGAGTCGGCTGCGATACCTGCTCCGGCTGAACGTTCACCGCCGGAATCTTCACAGAATTCGCCTGAGCGCTTATCCCGTAAGAGGTGGAAGTGGCCACCGCAGGCCTTGCAACTCTCGCAAGCGGTTTGTTGAACCCGGTCGCTATGACTGTTACGCGAACTTCATCCTTCATCTTGCCGTCGATGACGGCGCCGAAGAGGATATTGGCATCCTCGTGAGCCTCCTCCTGGACGAGTTTCGAGGCTTCGCTGATTTCGTGAAGTGTCATATTTTCGCCGCCAGTGATATTGATCAATATGCCAGTGGCTCCCTTGATCGATGTATCCTCAAGCAGGGGTGAGGAAATGGCCTTCGTAGCCGCATCCAAAGCCCTGCCT
This genomic window from Myxococcales bacterium contains:
- a CDS encoding D-lysine 5,6-aminomutase subunit alpha, encoding MTYRKLNLDRDKIDSCRDIAARIVSPVQKYIDRHSTTSVERSVLRIFGVEDAHMEMPHVNLIVDRLDKDRMRLGIAWWFARAVVHTGLSAKELAKKLATDQVKLEDIPEVPAEKVLAVGRKMALEGISRLDNARISRDRVKESLSEPLQPWKYLIVATGNIYDDCAQAVSAVECGADIIAVIRTTAQSLLDYVPDGISTEGSGGTLATQANFRVMRKALDDASKKVSRYVRLVNYSSGLCMSEIAAMAAFEKLDILLNDSMYGILFRDINMKRTFVDQYFSRLICARSGIIINTGEDNYLTTTDAYRNAHHVFASQFINERFAHNAHLKPELMGLGHAFEMDPTIENGFLYELAQAQMVREIFPRSPIKFMPPTKHMTGDIFMGNVQDAMFNVCGIITEQSIQLLGIPTEAMHNPHLQDRFWALRNANYIFQNCRNIGDEISFNPNGKIARRAHTVLDNTHKYLRKIEEAGLMKAISKGMFAEIERAEDGGKGLSGVFQKDRRYFNPVLDLLKEGSV
- a CDS encoding KamA family radical SAM protein — translated: MINSNDPKYYRRIKLWKDVSPEDWNSRSWQLKNLVTDVDTLSKVVDLSPGERSDIEKTLKQSKLQLTPYYISLIDDKNPECPIRLQAIPKIEELDTCAGDLLDPLAEDADSPVPRLVHRYPDRVLFLVSEVCSMYCRFCTRRRHILDKSSKQLQVEHDKAIAYIKEHSEVRDVILSGGDALMLPVEMLERIVAQLKKIPHVEIIRVASRMPCVFPMGVTKEYVEMLSKYQPIFFMTHFNHPYEATVQAVEACDRILSAGIPIHNQSVLLRKINSDPRIIKKLMHELLKMRVHPYYIYQCDLAEGIEHFRTPVSKSFEIMEYLRGHTSGLALPTFVIDAPGGGGKIPIMPNYLLTLTDDRAVMRNYRGLMSSYTNPRERDCSCSTAEKIAAGLKSEQGKNLGYIELVDGKRVTLKPQI
- a CDS encoding L-erythro-3,5-diaminohexanoate dehydrogenase, with the translated sequence MINYRSGGDRYGRHRVISPDGALPQAATKVDNSLPIYDNEILIDVRTLNIDSASFRQMLASGEGHDGVARQVLENVEKMGKQMNPVTGSGGMLLGKVSQMGPKYSNSASLEVGNDVCTLVSLTLTPLQIDRIIRVKDSEQIEIEGKAILFDSGVLARIPPAIDLGVCLALLDVAGAAPQADRLVKPGDTICIIGTGKAGILCAAAIRQKLGENCKLIATDFSKSNAEIFKGLGIADEVFVADALRPTEILDGVASLTGGRMCDLIINTANVEGTELSSVLACKQGGKIYFFNMATSFQKAALGAEGVGMDVDMIIGNGYAPGHVDFTIDVYRQNAAVKAWFDRRFT
- a CDS encoding branched-chain amino acid transaminase, translating into MTREGKKIWMDGEFVDNSDARVSVMSQTLHYGFGTFEGIRCYKLASGGSAIFRLKEHAQRMFNGLKILKMDNPFTLEQFIDAHIKTVKVNEFDECYLRPIMYCDAGSFGLAAVNRTRAAIVAREWGAYLGEGALENGIRAKISSFNRHHVNVGMVQGKICGQYTTSILAKREAIAGGYQEAIMLDTMGYVAEGTGENIFVVKDGVIITPPITSPILPGITRDTIIHVARNMNMEVREDKFTRDFVYLCDEVFVVGTAAEVTPVREVDDRPIGTGKPGPITQRLQKAYFDIVRGKDDYYKHWLSKI
- a CDS encoding LysM peptidoglycan-binding domain-containing protein, coding for MQSHYRRVIMMKSIACRTLTIFLAIISVAALSGCADGKRSRSSMDASRLLRGEPGTLPKFDIPIEVNDRVIAWVEYFQGAGRKRFQLYLERSGRYIPMMRQILKEEGLPQDLVYISLIESGFSPHAYSRAHAAGLWQFIRSTGKMYGLSSDDWVDERRDPYKATRAAARLFRDLYKDYGDWYLAMVGYNAGPGRVKKAISITGSKNFWVMADDRNALRAETRDYVPKFIAAAIIAKMPEKFGFTNIEYHAPLDFDTYLLDSQTDLNVIAKCSNSDIEEIRWLNPHLVGGVTPPSGPTEIRIPKGTSESFGEKYAAIPREERVRIVHHIVKKGDTLSKIAKRYKVSINAVAVANNINRHGHLKRGMTLTIPVKGSVAAAAVAANDSSSSKSSSSTKKMSFHVVRAGETAGAIASKHGVTVSQLKSWNNLNKKAMVRAGQKLKLYVDVRTASSESPASSSPRQSGNASVGVHIVARGDTLGAIASKYGTSVKNLMEINGIDDPSKLRAGQKLSLASRAVSKEVPSSSPSETFAAESVQDVEPSASIPSVASITQNDSSNSESFFTYTIKPGETLGGIANRHKVSTSDLMKWNSIKNPRTLRAGTKIKIKGSSSPVYVGVAKSAPPKQIVVASASPAPEAMAHPTEEKLEVAELTPDLVYNVKSGDTLWGIARMHRVSIADIQRWNNLGDPSSVKPGTKLTIRKN